The Microbacterium sp. LKL04 sequence TGAACCTATTGAACGGCCGCTCGACGAGGAACCAGCTGACGGTCGCGAGCCCGATGGTGACAATGGAGGCGATCCAGGGCCAGCTGTTCGGCGCGAGGTCGCGCGCCCAGAACGTGACGGGGTAGTTCCACAGGTAGGCCGCGTACGAGACCACACCGAGGCCGAGGAGGGGCTTCGCGATCGAGGCGACAGTGGGGATGGTCCGCAGGTACCAGATGAGCGCGACGGTCAGCACGCCGATGAGCACACCGCCGACGGCGTAGACGATGAGCGAGCTCTTCGCATCCGGGATGAACACGAGCGCGATGAGACCCGCGACCGCTGCCCCGGCCACCCACGGTCGCCGGCGTTCCGTGATGATCCAGTTGAGCCTCACCTGCGCCAGTCGGGCAGCGGCGCCGATGATCATGGCGATGGTCCACGTGGTCGGCAGCGTGTAGAGGAAGGTGGGGTCGTCCCGGTGGACAACGATCGTGACGGCCAGGGCGACCACGACGACGGCCGCCGCTCCGAAAACGACGGCACGAAGCTTTCGGAAACGGATGCCGAACACCAGCAGGAGCGGCCACACCAGGTAGAACTGCTCCTCGTTCGCGAGCGTCCACAGGTGGGTCATCGAGCGGCTGGTGGGCTCGAGGCCGGGGATGTTCGTCGTGTAGGTCGCGGCGAGCACCACCGTGCGCCACACCGCGTCGCGCGTGTCGATGAGGTCGATGACGCCTTCGACGATGACGAACCCGATGAGGAGGAAGGCCAGAGCGGGAACCAGCCGGATCGCGCGGTTGCGGTAGAACCGCCCGTACCGCACCCGCCCGTGCTGTCGAACGTCGGAGACGAGGATGCCGGTGATCAGATACCCGCTGAGGGTGAAGAACACGACGACCCCGACGATGCCGGCGCCACCGAACACCTGCGGCCACGAGTGCCGCAGCAGCACGAGCAGGATCGCCAGCCCGCGGAGGAGGTCAAGCCCTTCGATGCGATGTGGGCTCACGGCCGTGGAGGGCATCCGGTCTCCTCCCGATCGGTCACTGCCGATCAGAGAGTAGCGGGTGGGCGCACGTTGCCACCGACGCACTTGTGGTCCCGCGGGTCGTTCTGCACTTACGCGTCCGTTCGCGGAGTGCCCGGGCCAATCCGAATTCGGCAGGGTTCCGAACATTTCGGGTGGTCGGCTCAGCGGCCGGGGGGTCGCACGCAACGGTGCGGAGCTCCGACCATCAACGTCGGATCGCCCCCGCTCAGTCGTGGGGACTGTTGAGTGGGGGCGATTCGAGCGGGTCATCTATGGATGCCGCTGTGACCTGTTCGGTCTTGGCCACTCCTGCAGACGTGACCTCAGCCGCGTACGACCTCCGCAAGTTGCTCCGCAACCCGCTTCGCGTCTTCTTCGGACGCCGCTTCGACCATGACCCGCACGAGCGGCTCGGTGCCCGACGGGCGCAGCAACACCCGGCCGGTGTCGCCGAGTTCCGTTTCGACGGCCTCTACCGCGGCGAGCACGTCGGCATCGGTGGCGCGCGAGCGTTCGACGCCCTTCACGTTGATGAGCACCTGCGGGAAGACAGTCATGACCTTCGCGAGTTCCGACAGCGGCTTACGCTGACGCGCCGACGCCGGCACCGCCGAAGACCTGCGGCCAGGAGTGACGCATAAGCACCAGAAGGATCGCCCATCCGCGGGGAGGTCCGACCCCTGGATGCGTTGCCGGGCGGTGGCCGTCGAGGGCGTCCTGTCTCCTCCCGATCGGTCACTGCCGATCAGAAAACTACCCGGTGGCGGGGGATGTCTCGGTTCGCGGTCGTGGGTTGCGGGTCGTGATGGGCTTGCTTGGAGGACCACCTGAGCCTCAGCGACGGCGCCGCAAGTGCGACGGGCCTGCTTAGGGGAGGTCCACGCACGCTTCGTGGCCACAAGCAGCTCTGCACACGAGGCTCCGCATCGGTGCTCAAGCGTTCGTTTGGGCAGAGATGAGAGCCGTCTCATCGCGTCGATATGATCGAGCGCATGGGGAAACGACTTCGCCGGCAACGTCCGCGGTCACAGGCGAGCTTTTGGACGCAGCAGTACGGCGGCATGCCGGTCTGGGGTGTCGCGGGAGCCTCTGCGTTCTTGGCCATCGTTGCGGCCGTTGCTGTCCCATCCATCCTCGATCGGCCCAGCCCCACCTCTGCAAGCGAGCTGCGCCCGGTGGAGTGGACGTTGACGGAGCGACCACCTGTCGCTGTGTTCTTCGGCGACTCGTACACGACGGGCGCCGGGAGCAAGAAGGGTGGCTACGTAACTGCGATCGCACGGGAGCAGAAATGGTCCAGCAGGAACCTTGCTCGGGGTGGCACGGGTTTCATTCCGAACCCAGATCAGACGGTCGAGCAGGCGCGTACAGCGTGTGGCGCTGACTACTGCGAGTCCTTTATCGAGCAGATCCCCGCTGCGGTCAAGATCGATCCGGAGATCGTTGTCGTCAATGGTGGCCGGAACGGCGTCGGCGCAAACCCCGATGTCCTCCGCGAATCAATCGGTGCCTTTTTCGAGGAGCTGCGCGTTCAACTACCCGACGCGACTATCTACGTGACGTCTCCCCTGTGGCAGGACGAGACCGCGCCCGATGAACTCAACGACCTCGCCGAATGGGAGCGGGCCGCCGCAGAATCGGTTGACGCGACCTTCCTGGACCTCGGCCAGCCCCTTGAGGGGCGTCCTGATCTGATCGGGCCAGACAAGGTCCACCCGAACGAGGAGGGCTACCAAGTCCTCGCGGCATCCATCAACGCTGGTCTTTCTCGATAGACCCAGCGTCAACGGGCTCCTCAGCTCGCGGGTAGGATCGCGCCCATGAGGACTGACAAGATCGCGGCACCGCGACGACCGTCGGCCCTCCGCTGGGGCATGGGATTGTCCGCAGCCGTGCCGGTCATCTCTTCGATGGTCCCGGCCGCGACAGTTCTGTCGGCCGCGCTCTTGCCCATGCGCGCAGCGGCACCGTGGACACGGTGGGTCAAAAGCATCCTGTGGTCCGCGGCCCTCGCCGTCGTCGCGATGTTTATCGCTGGCGCCTACTCCCCTGCCGGGTGGTACACGACGCACATCCTCGGCGTCGTCGTCTTCGCCCTCTGTCTCACGGGCTTCTCGAAGGTAGCTGGGACTGTTGACGACGCCGCGGCGATGCTCGCAATCGCGGGAGCGGCCACAGTCGTCTACTTCGTCGTCGTCGGGTGGGACGGGTCTCGCGAGCTCGAAGTCATCTGGAAATACGGGATCGCCTTCCCAGCGACAGCCGCGATCCTCTACATCACGAGCCGCGCCCACCGCCTGCTGCCCATCATCGCCCTCGGGGGCCTCGCAGTCGCTAGCCTCGCACTCGAATACCGATCGTTCTCCGGCCTGTGCCTCGCGGCGATCGTCGCATGGGTCTTCCATTCCCGGGCCGGGTCAAGCCGCTACTGGTGGCTGCGCGCAGGCATCGTCGCCGGGTTCCTCATCGGGATCTCGACCGTCCTCATTGCGGTCATCGAATCCGGTGCGTTCGGCGAGTCTCTCCGCTCGAAGACGGAGTGGCAGTTGAGCG is a genomic window containing:
- a CDS encoding acyltransferase family protein, which translates into the protein MPSTAVSPHRIEGLDLLRGLAILLVLLRHSWPQVFGGAGIVGVVVFFTLSGYLITGILVSDVRQHGRVRYGRFYRNRAIRLVPALAFLLIGFVIVEGVIDLIDTRDAVWRTVVLAATYTTNIPGLEPTSRSMTHLWTLANEEQFYLVWPLLLVFGIRFRKLRAVVFGAAAVVVVALAVTIVVHRDDPTFLYTLPTTWTIAMIIGAAARLAQVRLNWIITERRRPWVAGAAVAGLIALVFIPDAKSSLIVYAVGGVLIGVLTVALIWYLRTIPTVASIAKPLLGLGVVSYAAYLWNYPVTFWARDLAPNSWPWIASIVTIGLATVSWFLVERPFNRFKARVTHPTAKHQGLAASPSRS
- a CDS encoding SGNH/GDSL hydrolase family protein — translated: MIERMGKRLRRQRPRSQASFWTQQYGGMPVWGVAGASAFLAIVAAVAVPSILDRPSPTSASELRPVEWTLTERPPVAVFFGDSYTTGAGSKKGGYVTAIAREQKWSSRNLARGGTGFIPNPDQTVEQARTACGADYCESFIEQIPAAVKIDPEIVVVNGGRNGVGANPDVLRESIGAFFEELRVQLPDATIYVTSPLWQDETAPDELNDLAEWERAAAESVDATFLDLGQPLEGRPDLIGPDKVHPNEEGYQVLAASINAGLSR